A window of the Paralichthys olivaceus isolate ysfri-2021 chromosome 5, ASM2471397v2, whole genome shotgun sequence genome harbors these coding sequences:
- the LOC109634168 gene encoding uncharacterized protein isoform X3: MMKKKKQRPTKPTKGGRKKKNKVSMDKTHEELRSNRPEFEGFLDQMIQWFSDHQQQVDEHFSPKDADRGGSVNLKDFQLGIYSTHSSSNLHSSAGVDTLMSEDVSGLKTCDHDRPVNPHRDRFIRLTVRLIPFDSFTEHPANFEVVLSSSCRVFSLIRIIQDRVGIQTSRLDVFRSRAAAEEVRLPPESSLEECGFKGGEEERPPEETVYYDYKLEFTDCPLLNCDHYFRSKPESGARTTGDCW, encoded by the exons atgatgaaaaagaaaaagcagcgTCCCACAAAACCGACCAAAGGAGGacgaaagaagaaaaataaa GTTTCCATGGACAAAACCCACGAGGAGCTCAGATCCAACAGGCCAGAGTTTGAGGGTTTCCTGGATCAGATGATTCAGTGGTTTTCTGATCATCAGCAGCAGGTTGATGAGCATTTCAGTCCCAAGGACGCAGACCGAGGTGGATCAGTCAACCTGAAGGATTTCCAGCTCGGTATCTACTCCACACATTCATCCTCAAATCT TCACAGCAGCGCAGGGGTCGACACTCTGATGTCAGAGGACGTCTCCGGTTTGAAAACCTGTGATCATGATCGGCCAGTAAACCCTCACAGAGACAG GTTCATCCGTCTGACTGTCAGACTCATCCCCTTCGACTCCTTCACGGAACATCCTGCCAACTTTGAGGTGGTTCTGTCGAGCAGCTGCAGAGTCTTCAGTCTGATCCGGATCATCCAGGACCGAGTCGGTATCCAGACCTCCAGGCTGGATGTTTTCAGGAGCAGAGCGGCCGCAGAGGAGGTCCGCCTGCCTCCAGAGAGCTCCCTGGAGGAGTGTGGCTtcaaaggaggagaagaggagcgaCCTCCGGAGGAAACGGTGTACTACGACTACAAACTGGAGTTTACAGACTGTCCGCTCCTCAACTGTGATCACTACTTCAGGTCCAAACCAGAGTCTGGGGCCAGGACAACCGGAGACTGTTGGTAA
- the LOC109634168 gene encoding uncharacterized protein isoform X2: MMKKKKQRPTKPTKGGRKKKNKVSMDKTHEELRSNRPEFEGFLDQMIQWFSDHQQQVDEHFSPKDADRGGSVNLKDFQLGLMSLGAPCQQIQLHMLSELLKTNYNTITYQDLKKQLQRLSSAGVDTLMSEDVSGLKTCDHDRPVNPHRDRFIRLTVRLIPFDSFTEHPANFEVVLSSSCRVFSLIRIIQDRVGIQTSRLDVFRSRAAAEEVRLPPESSLEECGFKGGEEERPPEETVYYDYKLEFTDCPLLNCDHYFRSKPESGARTTGDCW; the protein is encoded by the exons atgatgaaaaagaaaaagcagcgTCCCACAAAACCGACCAAAGGAGGacgaaagaagaaaaataaa GTTTCCATGGACAAAACCCACGAGGAGCTCAGATCCAACAGGCCAGAGTTTGAGGGTTTCCTGGATCAGATGATTCAGTGGTTTTCTGATCATCAGCAGCAGGTTGATGAGCATTTCAGTCCCAAGGACGCAGACCGAGGTGGATCAGTCAACCTGAAGGATTTCCAGCTCG gtctGATGAGCTTGGGCGCCCCCTGTCAGCAGATTCAGCTCCACATGTTGAGTGAGCTGCTGAAAACCAACTACAACACAATCACTTACCAAGACTTAAAGAAACAATTACAGAGATTAAG CAGCGCAGGGGTCGACACTCTGATGTCAGAGGACGTCTCCGGTTTGAAAACCTGTGATCATGATCGGCCAGTAAACCCTCACAGAGACAG GTTCATCCGTCTGACTGTCAGACTCATCCCCTTCGACTCCTTCACGGAACATCCTGCCAACTTTGAGGTGGTTCTGTCGAGCAGCTGCAGAGTCTTCAGTCTGATCCGGATCATCCAGGACCGAGTCGGTATCCAGACCTCCAGGCTGGATGTTTTCAGGAGCAGAGCGGCCGCAGAGGAGGTCCGCCTGCCTCCAGAGAGCTCCCTGGAGGAGTGTGGCTtcaaaggaggagaagaggagcgaCCTCCGGAGGAAACGGTGTACTACGACTACAAACTGGAGTTTACAGACTGTCCGCTCCTCAACTGTGATCACTACTTCAGGTCCAAACCAGAGTCTGGGGCCAGGACAACCGGAGACTGTTGGTAA
- the LOC109634168 gene encoding uncharacterized protein isoform X1 has protein sequence MMKKKKQRPTKPTKGGRKKKNKVSMDKTHEELRSNRPEFEGFLDQMIQWFSDHQQQVDEHFSPKDADRGGSVNLKDFQLGLMSLGAPCQQIQLHMLSELLKTNYNTITYQDLKKQLQRLSHSSAGVDTLMSEDVSGLKTCDHDRPVNPHRDRFIRLTVRLIPFDSFTEHPANFEVVLSSSCRVFSLIRIIQDRVGIQTSRLDVFRSRAAAEEVRLPPESSLEECGFKGGEEERPPEETVYYDYKLEFTDCPLLNCDHYFRSKPESGARTTGDCW, from the exons atgatgaaaaagaaaaagcagcgTCCCACAAAACCGACCAAAGGAGGacgaaagaagaaaaataaa GTTTCCATGGACAAAACCCACGAGGAGCTCAGATCCAACAGGCCAGAGTTTGAGGGTTTCCTGGATCAGATGATTCAGTGGTTTTCTGATCATCAGCAGCAGGTTGATGAGCATTTCAGTCCCAAGGACGCAGACCGAGGTGGATCAGTCAACCTGAAGGATTTCCAGCTCG gtctGATGAGCTTGGGCGCCCCCTGTCAGCAGATTCAGCTCCACATGTTGAGTGAGCTGCTGAAAACCAACTACAACACAATCACTTACCAAGACTTAAAGAAACAATTACAGAGATTAAG TCACAGCAGCGCAGGGGTCGACACTCTGATGTCAGAGGACGTCTCCGGTTTGAAAACCTGTGATCATGATCGGCCAGTAAACCCTCACAGAGACAG GTTCATCCGTCTGACTGTCAGACTCATCCCCTTCGACTCCTTCACGGAACATCCTGCCAACTTTGAGGTGGTTCTGTCGAGCAGCTGCAGAGTCTTCAGTCTGATCCGGATCATCCAGGACCGAGTCGGTATCCAGACCTCCAGGCTGGATGTTTTCAGGAGCAGAGCGGCCGCAGAGGAGGTCCGCCTGCCTCCAGAGAGCTCCCTGGAGGAGTGTGGCTtcaaaggaggagaagaggagcgaCCTCCGGAGGAAACGGTGTACTACGACTACAAACTGGAGTTTACAGACTGTCCGCTCCTCAACTGTGATCACTACTTCAGGTCCAAACCAGAGTCTGGGGCCAGGACAACCGGAGACTGTTGGTAA